The sequence TATTGACCTTTGACCTGGCTCTTGACTGGACGAGTTTTATTCCCGTAACAAAATAAGCATGACTTTTAACGGAATCATCCCATGTTGACAGCAATCCGTCTCCCCATTTGAACTGGTATTCCACAGGATTACCTAAATTGCTAACAGACCCCCCCGTTGAAAATGTCAGGAATCTACCCATGATACCTGAATCCGGCCCGGCAACAAAAGTAGGGGCTGATACTGTTTCTTCCGTCCGGGTAAAATGAGCTGTCACTGTCTTGTCGGAATTCATAACGATATTCTTCGGATTTTCATTTCCTATCAAATCTCCTGACCATTCAGTGAAAGAATAGCCCTTATTTCCAGCAGCGAACAATTCCACTGTCTCGCCCGCAGCAAAGGTTGAATCATCTGGATTTTTGTTAACCTCGCCCCATCCCGGAGGATCGATTAGTATCGTTAATGTGTATGCAGAAATATTAATTTCATGTGACGCTGACCATTCCGATACGACACGCGGGTGCTGAGCGCAGCGCGCGTGTGCTCTGACATACATTATTCCAGTGTTAGAATAAAAATGTTGTTGCGAAGCGTCTCCCCATTCTGATTTCGTACTATCACCCCAGTCAAATTGATATTCCACTACATGCCCGAAGCTACTTGAAGCATTATTAGCCACAAACGTCATTTGTACGTTTATGGTCCCAGATGTCGGACCCTCAATAATTGCCGGTTTAGAAACGGTTTCGCTTATAAAGTTAGCGTAGATAACTCGATCTCTTTTCATAAAAAGGTTGACGGGATTCCAAGTAGTCGTGTCTATATCCCCTGTCCAATTTTGAAATTCCCAGCTTACATCAGCCGGAAATGCACGAATTTGAACAACTTCCGATAAATCGTACTCCTGTTTATCCGGATTAATTGTGACATGACCGGAGAGATCAGGATTGACATTAACAGTCAACATTAAGCCAGAGACATGTACTATTAATCCGGCCGACCAATCGGAAACTACCTCACTATGTTCGGCACAGCGCGCATGCGCTTTAATTTCGAAATCTCCGGTTTTTGAGTAAACATAATCTACTGAAGCTGACCCCCAATTTGATTGGTTTCCGTCTCCAAAATCGAATTGGTACTGAATACTATGACCCAAACTGCTCGATGCCCCTCCTGTAGAAAAATGATACTCATCTCCGGCTTTAAGACTACTCGGACCTGTCGGTTTATTAGGAATCGACACGGTCTCCATCACAAAATTTGCTGTAACATTTTTATTGCCATTCATGGTAATTGTTTTCGGATTTGTTGATCCAGTTAAATCTCCACTCCAGTGATCGAAGACATAAGCCTGGTTAGATGCGACAGCCGTAAGACGTACTGATTCGTGATAAGCATATTCATTTTTATTTGGACTTCGCTGTACTTCACCCGCATTTTCCGGGGAAACTGATACATTCAAATGATAGCCGGCGACGTCCACTTGCAAGCCGCTTGACCAAGAGGATACGATATTTATATGCGTTGTGCAGCGCGCTTTTGCCTTGACAGTGTATGTCCCTGTTTCGTTATAAGTATGTGATTTGGTTTTGGAGCCCCAGTTGGATTCGCTACCATCTCCCCAATCAAACTTATACTCAACGCTATGCCCTAAATTGCTTGTAGAGCCTCCGGTTGAATACGTCAATTGCTGCCCGATAATTCCTGATTGAGGTCCTGTTGGCTTATTTGGTTTAGTGATAATTTCTTCCCCCAAAAAATTTGCAGTAATGTTTTTGGGTCCATTCATCGTAACCTGCGTCGGATTATCCATTCCAGTAACATCGCCCGACCAGCCGTCCCAATGGTAGCTCGTCGCCGCAGTTGCGCTGATTTGAACAGATTCATTTTCATCGTACCAAACGCCCGGGGGAGCTGGCGTTGCTGTGCCTCCCTCCGGCGGATTTTCCGTCATCGACAAGAAATATTGCGTCTTCCAATTTGCCACAACCTCTTTGGGGCCAGACATAGTCGTGCTGCCAGAACTATTCGTCCCGCTGTAATCCCCGCTCCACTGCGTAAATACATAACGCGTGCCATTCGATTCATTCGCCGGACTGCTCACACTGAAATTCGCCGTCACTCCCGAATTGTACCAACCAGCGCCGAGTCGTGCGCCGACGTTACTGTCAAATAATACTGCGCATCCCAGTTCGCCGTAACTTCTTTCGGTTGATTCATCGTCACACTGCCCGATGGGCTACTGCCAGTATAATCCCCGCTCCACGTCGTGAACATATATCGCGTACCATTCGATTCGTCCGC comes from Calditrichota bacterium and encodes:
- a CDS encoding T9SS type A sorting domain-containing protein, with protein sequence MSSPANESNGTRYVFTQWSGDYSGTNSSGSTTMSGPKEVVANWKTQYFLSMTENPPEGGTATPAPPGVWYDENESVQISATAATSYHWDGWSGDVTGMDNPTQVTMNGPKNITANFLGEEIITKPNKPTGPQSGIIGQQLTYSTGGSTSNLGHSVEYKFDWGDGSESNWGSKTKSHTYNETGTYTVKAKARCTTHINIVSSWSSGLQVDVAGYHLNVSVSPENAGEVQRSPNKNEYAYHESVRLTAVASNQAYVFDHWSGDLTGSTNPKTITMNGNKNVTANFVMETVSIPNKPTGPSSLKAGDEYHFSTGGASSSLGHSIQYQFDFGDGNQSNWGSASVDYVYSKTGDFEIKAHARCAEHSEVVSDWSAGLIVHVSGLMLTVNVNPDLSGHVTINPDKQEYDLSEVVQIRAFPADVSWEFQNWTGDIDTTTWNPVNLFMKRDRVIYANFISETVSKPAIIEGPTSGTINVQMTFVANNASSSFGHVVEYQFDWGDSTKSEWGDASQQHFYSNTGIMYVRAHARCAQHPRVVSEWSASHEINISAYTLTILIDPPGWGEVNKNPDDSTFAAGETVELFAAGNKGYSFTEWSGDLIGNENPKNIVMNSDKTVTAHFTRTEETVSAPTFVAGPDSGIMGRFLTFSTGGSVSNLGNPVEYQFKWGDGLLSTWDDSVKSHAYFVTGIKLVQSRARSKVNMSIVSGWSQPQNVTLSGRKLVVRAAPEGAGQILVSPHQDEYPDSATVHLTAVPNQGYTFNHWNGSFSGNDNPITIVLDCDKDFVAEFSQSEEQISPPISPVAVEQGIIGQHIVFSTDSARSNLGNEVEYQFNWGDGTLSQWGAKERAHVYFMPYTFEVRARGRSKVSSDVISNWSAPHLIEISGLELNIIVEPESSGVVVKSPQKVQYAYQDTVRLYTVGLENYSFDHWSGDLTGDFDPGVIVMNGNKEVTAFFGVKVPPVTAPQSITGPDKGYRAQSLVFVARGAKTANGDSANYQFDWGDGLLSTWGDSVQSHKFFNSGDYLVRSRARSKSDTVSVSNWSGEFQVRISGCKLIVNLDPENAGDVEKFPNESDYDFNEIVELKANDSPNYIFVNWNGVSRDTSRSKLITMVGDTTITAFFESVTGVESEGNQKPTSYALSQNYPNPFNPETRIKFQIPKPEKVKLTVYNIRGQIVRVLLNEFKPAGFYTLIWDARNENGEKVPTGVYLYRFETSGFNQVKKMVLIR